A section of the Fibrobacter sp. UWB15 genome encodes:
- the cas1 gene encoding type II CRISPR-associated endonuclease Cas1 — MIKRTLYFGNQAYLSLKDNQLVIKKRDDEIVTAAIEDIAYIILDSPQITVTNALLGALLENNCAIINCDKTHLPSGLLLPLSGNTLQSERFQAQIEASLPLKKQLWQQTVQQKILNQAAILKATRNAEIGNMTAWANSVRSGDVDNREAVAAAYYWKEMFPDISDFVRDRNGVSPNNMLNYGYAILRGVVARALVSSGLLPTLGIHHHNRYNAYCLADDIMEPYRPIVDKLAIDILTEIKEYPKDLSTDIKAKILQIPVLDCFINGERSPLMNAVATTTASLAKCYMGVTKKLIYPEV; from the coding sequence ATGATTAAACGGACATTATATTTTGGGAATCAGGCGTATTTAAGCCTAAAGGACAACCAGCTTGTCATTAAGAAACGCGATGACGAAATCGTTACTGCGGCTATTGAAGACATTGCATACATAATCCTTGATTCACCCCAAATTACAGTGACCAACGCTTTGCTCGGAGCCCTGCTAGAGAATAATTGTGCAATCATCAACTGCGATAAGACGCATTTACCCTCAGGCTTACTACTTCCCCTTTCAGGAAACACCCTGCAAAGCGAAAGGTTCCAAGCACAGATAGAAGCATCTCTTCCATTAAAAAAGCAACTATGGCAACAAACGGTCCAACAGAAAATTTTGAATCAAGCAGCCATCTTGAAGGCCACAAGAAACGCCGAAATAGGCAATATGACAGCTTGGGCAAACTCCGTACGAAGTGGAGACGTTGATAATCGAGAAGCCGTTGCTGCAGCATACTACTGGAAAGAGATGTTTCCCGACATTTCTGATTTTGTCCGTGATAGAAATGGAGTTTCACCAAACAACATGTTGAATTATGGATACGCCATTTTGAGAGGAGTCGTTGCAAGAGCTTTAGTTTCCAGCGGGCTATTACCGACATTGGGCATCCATCATCACAATCGTTACAATGCGTATTGCCTTGCAGATGATATAATGGAGCCCTACCGACCGATTGTAGACAAACTAGCCATAGATATCCTGACTGAAATTAAAGAATATCCAAAGGATTTGTCTACCGATATCAAAGCAAAAATCCTGCAAATTCCTGTTCTTGATTGTTTTATCAATGGAGAGCGAAGTCCTTTAATGAACGCCGTTGCAACAACAACGGCATCGCTCGCCAAATGCTATATGGGAGTCACAAAGAAACTAATCTATCCTGAGGTGTAG
- the cas2 gene encoding CRISPR-associated endonuclease Cas2, whose translation MDRFSEYRIMWILCFFDLPTETKIERQRHSLFRKNLLKDGFSRFQLSIYVRHCASVENAEVHIARIKSFMPPKGSVSILCITDKQFGKIQVFYGKKEKPLPKPALQLELF comes from the coding sequence ATGGATCGATTTAGCGAGTATCGAATTATGTGGATACTATGTTTCTTTGATCTACCTACAGAAACAAAAATCGAACGGCAACGCCATTCGCTGTTTCGAAAAAATCTCTTGAAAGACGGCTTTTCAAGATTTCAATTATCCATTTATGTTCGGCATTGCGCCTCGGTCGAAAACGCAGAGGTCCACATCGCTCGTATAAAGAGTTTTATGCCTCCCAAAGGGTCTGTCAGCATTCTATGCATCACCGACAAACAATTTGGGAAGATTCAGGTTTTCTACGGCAAAAAAGAAAAGCCCTTACCCAAACCAGCACTTCAACTAGAACTTTTCTAA